From Anoplopoma fimbria isolate UVic2021 breed Golden Eagle Sablefish chromosome 11, Afim_UVic_2022, whole genome shotgun sequence, one genomic window encodes:
- the smg1 gene encoding serine/threonine-protein kinase SMG1 isoform X2 encodes MQLSKRVDSVSSSPDGVKSRELGSAALYDVLPSSCPDQPAVPSDAYAPADAHQEEDGYEAGQGVSDTTFGWKSVGQELRPNDVTTDLTPFQHGNRALASKDMRKLQDRGMAHSDESRLANLLRRVSREDDRDRRLATLKQLKEFISHGESKVTLVKQLDTILSTLNDILNESSKLLWELRQDAAACLGLLCTVLSYEAERIFKWLFLKLTSSSRDEVKLLYLVAAQCALEAAGERKAFSHVMQLVMSNLQSILENVDTPELLCQSVKCILQVARCYPHVFSTNFRDTVDILVGWHIDHTQKHTLTQQVSGWLQSLEQFWVADLTFSTTLLGQFLEDMEAYAEDLNHVMSGEVVDEDIPPPSVSLPKLAALLRVFSTVVRSIGERFSPIRGPPITEFYVTDVLNRVLSCVTTAKQVQFNEPVLTAGNECVGVLLASVEPSGQLMEAVLVYGLDQLDCCRACGPDYNLAVLSLVTLIVDQINTKLPASFVEKLLAPDSQLLQLRFNREKEVMSAVHGVYQALLGLKNIPTLEAAYKMVLGEIACALSSLTVTQEPSDGAPAPSSPCTSIQHPAFASLTLPAEKAQFTLIFNLSTLTTIGNTKNSLIGMWALSPTVFALLSHNLMLVHSELAVYYPAVQYAVLYTLYSHCTRHDHFISSSLSSSPSLFDGAVISTVTTATKKHFSTLLSLLGGLLAKEHLYPEARRLLLTWAQEISVLMKKSDAYSPLFSLPSFNKFCRGLLANGLNEDQSICLQTCHSLQVLSSALSTELLQRCVDVSRVQLVHSAVRVRQAYGKLLRTIPLDVALSNHSHPEMREMSLAIRHHMSRAPSSTFHPQDFSDLISFILYGVLHRGGKDPWLERLYYSCQRLEKRDGRGGADGSRPGGVPRVLLKTEAVLWQWAVWEAAQFTVLSKLRTPLGRAQDTFQTIEGMIRSLAAHSLNPEQDVGAWAGAGGDGDCHHSNQLRLALLLQYVENLEKLMYNAYEGCANALTAPPKGIRTFFYTNRQTCQDWLTRIRLALMRVGLLSGQPAVTIRHGFDLLTEIKNSNTQGPELEVPLTLLVEALCELRCPEAIQGLAAWSLITTGRSPGWLSSVALQAEGRFEKAALEYQDQLSAVTGMDCSIKSSECCLLKLSSNTSSPNHTSNGDSRKTVLLKSSECSPEVINFLANKACQCYVALCDWASVKEWQNTVNALKQNSSNPVSINLRTDFNYIQALSRFEDGDLAECGAQLELLPGEDCSLSSSKDKLDLKKLLPSMSPDPTELQRAIEVQLLRSAVSAMTKANQQQEQRNTANPDTLVRCLKQTGRICLGPLRLSTLTLSDALPTLPTLQLHCTATLENTLTGQEDCVIPLCSEALSSCKQQDVQPFLQALRYTMFQRQLLHKLKGYSSTVDGHLMELCLTAVKFARKKGNIALASRLLSQCSDRTQEEDRQDELNQAFRRLTLEGTLGEKWGPELQIEKAKVLRTAGQSMAAMEMLSRAALSYCNVGKNEGAACRSLLTLCKWLLADWKDMTPQLKQVVKKTGTVNSSNAVGSMSPLSRNIAALLELPLEDQGIPHIIAETSVSVGVGEPDFVLGQLYQLSTSLAPEMAKSWAALASWAYRWGRKVVDNASQGEGLPLLPGEKREIEDLLPATTSEEDKDTIFSILGQAMCRPTGIQDEDMALQQEDDEDDMVDVIWRQLTGSCPWLGEAGQPVTDGLIRVWRRVVDRIFGLYRVSCQAYFTFLKLNAGQVPIDEDDPKLLQSCHNSKQSNDDMIVMATLRLLRLLVKHAGELREGLELGLASTPTAPWRGIIPQLFSRLNHPEAYIRQSICSLLCRVAQDSPHLILYPAIVGSLSLGGEAQNAGSKLPSALPTFLGSMQGKGLDGEEEEEEEQESGSQGGAPEDLTTFCSSQDQAMMQDCYSKIVEKLSVANPTMVLQVQQLVGELRRVTLLWDELWLGVLQQQHMHVLRRIQQLEDEVKRVQNNNTLRRDEKTAIMREKHSALMRPVVFALDHVCSITVAPAETPHETWFQQTYGASITSALERLRNPANPANPASSWLPFKQIMMSLQQRAQKRASYLLHLDEISPRLVSMTTTEMALPGEVSASDAVTIQSVGNTITILPTKTKPKKLFFLGSDGRNYPYLFKGLEDLHLDERIMQFLSIVNTMFTKINQQEQPHFHARHYSVTPLGTRSGLIQWVDGATPLFGLYKRWQQREAVLQAQKAQDSFQQQPVPPVPRPSELYYSRIGPALKAVGLSLDVTRRDWPLSVMKDVLKELMEATPSNLLARELWCSCTTPSEWWRVTQSYARSTAVMSMVGYIIGLGDRHLDNVLIDMTTGEVVHIDYNVCFEKGKSLRVPEKVPFRMTHNIETALGVTGVEGIFRLSCEQVVQMMRRGRETLLTLLEAFVYDPLVDWTAGGEVGFAGAVYGGGGGQQADNKQSKREMERDITRSLFSSRVAEIKVNWFKNRDEMLAVLPQVEEAVEEYLVLQELLCQGEKLQAKLQEEMVFLEGAENHPDHLILTLEQRYSEHNQLQSRQRTVQEAIQSKLADLDQWISQYQAAFSNLEATQLASLLQDISSPIDLGPPSYVPATAFLQNAGQAHLISQCESLEAEVSSLLQQRRGALRGCLEQLHSYATVALLYPRATLLLHRAHQWKAWLEELLRDMTVEHCQHIYRQYEVLFAPQPPASSCQFLSSVELTLQHQVADTNDRVMHQAERLKAEGTTVAACEEQLQEIEHCITVFLRENGEPGSLSLAGIITSALCALCRRNLVMEGAAASAGEQLVDLISRDGAWFLEELCSMIGNVSALATLLQRCPLLPHDLDLPAPSAITQAVYLANAVYTCLQELNTNFRQIIFPEALRCMVKGEPTLESMLAELEQLVEQSSDGLGLQGLVDSLQTTTGLDHDGQNHCLHITRMLRAQYSELIQPRSMDGPGQETPKMSAGQMLLVAFDGMFTQLETAFGQLTEKLSSLEVPLAWRKVDVLREARATQLHFFDSGNQRQLMEDVFFLKRLQTIRDFFRLCASFAQTLSGTCSPAEDLLPTNGPVGLGKPLYRRPSATGSGVAVVSEEQMTRPIKAFTAEFVRQMLMGLPSQALGLALCSTLSALGLDVVAQVEAKDFGAESKVSLDDLCKKAVEQGLASGRVSQLLLNRATVLASSYDTAWKKVDLLRRLDANLEAAKASLQRSQLHIAMFQWQHEDVLGPNNQPLSVSIPPRSVILSNMKKKLYKLSQDEGSIVAIQEKLASLEASIEQRLKWAGGANPALAPVLQDFEMTIRERRAMVARENQRTSQVTFLCSTILNFEGLRTRSPEALNMDAALFELLKRCQQTCSYAAQFSSTVSPLELQLLHRLSPVLDLPIGSPDWLSCAQRQLEEELSGERRTQEEREQQLESCGETLQLLVDSIKTTLSNHNRQLADVKHLLRAMSKDEEAALADGEEVAYEGSVRHFLLLYKAWQDNIQLVLFTVVQASGQPRNQEQLELLEEIPATLKELHSQSQSVYNGLVSFASPLVTDRDSECASPVSAAQTSFAAAVKCSGVKTQPDSMSQNARKALPRNLGTPTDTPPSTLLMNSKGLNPSPKRAVRDPKTGRAVQERNSYAVSVWKRVKAKLEGRDIDPNRRMSVTEQVDVVIKEATNMDNLAQLYEGWTAWV; translated from the exons ctgGTGATGAGCAACCTGCAGTCCATTCTGGAAAACGTGGACACACCAGAGCTGCTTTGTCAAAGTGTCAAGTGTATTCTTCAGGTGGCTCGCTGTTACCCGCACGTCTTCAGCACCAACTTCAGG GACACAGTCGACATCTTGGTGGGGTGGCACATTGACCACACACAGAAGCATACACTCACTCAGCAAGTTTCAG GCTGGTTACAGAGTCTGGAGCAGTTCTGGGTGGCAGACCTCACCTTCTCCACCACTCTGCTGGGACAGTTCTTGGAGGATATGGAGGCATACGCAGAG GATCTGAACCATGTGATGTCAGGCGAGGTGGTGGATGAAGACATCCCCCCTCCCTCAGTGTCACTGCCTAAGCTGGCAGCTCTGCTGAGGGTTTTCAGCACCGTGGTCCGCAGCATTGGAGAGCGATTCAGCCCAATCAGAGGACCACCCATCACCGAGTTCTACGTCACCGAT GTCTTGAACCGGGTTCTGTCCTGTGTGACCACGGCAAAGCAGGTTCAGTTCAATGAGCCAGTTCTCACAGCAGGGaatgagtgtgtgggtgtgttgctGGCTAGCGTGGAGCCCAGTGGTCAGCTAATGGAGGCCGTCCTAGTCTATGGCCTGGACCAGCTGGACTGCTGCCGGGCTTGCGGCCCGGACTATAATCTGGCAGTGCTCAGCCTCGTCACTCTG aTTGTGGACCAGATCAACACAAAGCTGCCGGCGTCCTTTGTTGAGAAATTGTTGGCACCGGACtcccagctgctgcagctgcgcttcaatagagagaaagag GTGATGTCAGCTGTTCATGGTGTGTACCAGGCACTGCTAGGCCTGAAAAACATTCCAACTCTGGAGGCAGCTTATAAAATGGTTCTGGGTGAGATCGCGTGTGCCCTGTCCAGCCTGACGGTGACCCAGGAACCCAGTGATGGGGCCCCAGCTCCCAGCAGCCCCTGCACCAGCATCCAGCACCCTGCTTTTGCGTCCCTCACCCTACCCGCGGAGAAGGCCCAGTTCACCCTCATCTTCAACCTCAGCACCCTCACCACCATCGGCAACACCAAAAACTCTCTGATCGGG ATGTGGGCGTTGTCTCCTACGGTCTTCGCTCTGCTCAGTCACAATCTGATGCTGGTCCACTCTGAGTTGGCGGTCTACTACCCTGCCGTCCAGTATGCTGTACTCTACACCCTGTACTCCCACTGCACCAG GCACGATCATTTCATCTCGTCCAGCCTGTCGTCTTCTCCCTCCCTGTTCGATGGCGCTGTCATCAGCACTGTAACCACTGCgacaaagaaacatttcagcACACTGCTGAGTCTTCTGGGAGGTCTGCTGGCGAAGGAGCACCTCTACCCCGAAGCCAG GAGGCTGCTGCTGACCTGGGCTCAGGAAATCTCTGTGCTGATGAAGAAGTCGGACGCCTACAGCCCTCTTTTCTCCCTGCCCTCCTTCAACAAGTTCTGCAGGGGTCTGCTGGCTAACG GTCTTAATGAAGACCAAAGTATCTGCCTCCAGACCTGCCATAGTTTACAGGTCCTCTCTTCGGCCCTGTccacagagctgctgcagag GTGTGTGGATGTCTCCAGAGTCCAGCTGGTCCACTCAGCAGTGAGGGTGAGGCAGGCCTACGGCAAGCTGCTCAGGACAATCCCCCTCGATGTGGCTTTAAG TAACCACAGCCACCCTGAGATGCGGGAGATGTCACTGGCCATCCGCCACCACATGAGCCGAGCACCAAGCAGCACCTTCCACCCACAGGACTTCAGCGACCTCATCAGCTTCATCCTATATGGAGTCCTGCACCGCGGAGG CAAGGATCCCTGGCTGGAGCGTCTGTACTACAGCTGCCAGCGGCTGGAGAAGAGGGACGGCCGGGGGGGTGCAGATGGCAGCAGGCCCGGTGGGGTGCCACGGGTGCTGCTGAAAACCGAGGCGGTGCTGTGGCAGTGGGCAGTGTGGGAGGCCGCACAGTTCACTGTACTGTCCAAACTCCGAACACCTCTGGGCCGAGCTCAGGACACCTTCCAGACCATCGAAG GTATGATCCGGAGCCTGGCCGCCCACAGTCTGAACCCAGAGCAGGATGTAGGAGCGTGGGCCGGTGCTGGAGGTGATGGAGATTGTCACCACTCCAATCAGCTCCGCCTCGCTCTGCTGCTTCAGTACGTGGAGAACCTGGAGAAGCTCATGTACAACGCCTATGAGGGCTGCGCCAACGCTCTCACCGCCCCACCAAAG GGCATCAGGACATTCTTCTACACCAACCGTCAGACATGCCAGGACTGGCTGACCAGGATCCGCCTGGCCCTCATGAGAGTTGGTCTTCTGTCTGGCCAGCCTGCAGTAACCATTCGCCACGGCTTCGACCTGCTTACAGAGATTAAAAACAGCAATACCCAG GGTCCAGAGCTGGAGGTTCCTCTGACGTTGCTGGTGGAGGCTCTGTGTGAGCTGCGTTGTCCTGAGGCCATCCAGGGCCTGGCTGCCTGGAGCCTCATCACCACTGGAAGGAGTCCGGGGTGGCTGTCGTCAGTCGCCCTGCAGGCTGAAGGACG gttTGAGAAGGCAGCTCTGGAGTATCAAGATCAGCTGTCTGCGGTCACAGGGATGGACTGCAGCATCAAAAGCTCTGAATGCTGTCTACTCAAACTCTCCAGCAACACCAGCAGCCCCAATCACACCAGCAACG GTGACAGCAGGAAGACGGTGCTGCTCAAGTCCAGCGAGTGCTCTCCTGAGGTCATCAACTTCCTGGCCAACAAAGCGTGTCAGTGTTACGTGGCGCTCTGTGATTGGGCCTCTGTTAAGGAGTGGCAGAACACGGTCAACGCCCTCAAACAGAACTCCAGCAACCCCGTCAGCATCAACCTGAGGACCGATTTCAACTACATCCAGGCCCTGAGCCGCTTTGAGGACGGAGATCTGGCCGAGTGTGGAGCTCAGCTGGAGTTGCTCCCCGGAGAGGACTGCTCGCTGTCCAGCAGCAAGGACAAGCTGG atcTGAAGAAGCTTCTTCCCTCCATGAGTCCAGATCCAACTGAGCTGCAGAGAGCCATCGAGGTGCAGCTCCTCCGCAGCGCTGTTAGCGCCATGACGAAAGCAaatcagcagcaggagcagaggAACACAGCCAATCCAGA TACGTTGGTGCGCTGCCTGAAACAGACCGGACGCATATGCTTGGGTCCTCTCCGGCTGTCcactctcactctgtctgaCGCCCTGCCCACCCTGCCCACCCTGCAGCTCCACTGCACCGCCACCCTGGAGAACACACTCACAGGACAAGAA GACTGTGTGATTCCTCTGTGCAGTGAGGCGCTGAGCTCTTGTAAGCAACAGGATGTGCAGCCTTTCCTTCAGGCCCTCAGATACACCATGTTCCAGAGGCAACTCCTCCACAAACTCAAAG GTTACTCTTCCACCGTAGACGGCCACCTGATGGAGCTTTGTCTGACCGCCGTCAAATTTGCTCGGAAAAAAGGCAACATCGCCTTGGCGTCCCGCCTCCTCAGCCAGTGCAGCGACCGGACACAAGAAGAGGATCGGCAGGACGAGCTGAACCAGGCCTTCAGGCGTCTCACCTTGGAGGGTACTCTGGGGGAGAAATGGGGACCAGAGCTGCAGATCGAGAAAGCCAAAGTCCTGAGAACTGCAG gCCAGTCGATGGCAGCCATGGAGATGCTGAGCAGGGCTGCCCTGTCCTACTGCAATGTGGGGAAGAACGAAGGCGCCGCCTGCCGCTCACTGCTGACACTCTGCAAATGGCTGCTAGCTGACTGGAAGGACATGACTCCTCAGCTTAAACAG GTGGTGAAGAAGACCGGAACAGTGAACTCGTCCAACGCCGTGGGCAGCATGTCCCCTCTGAGCCGGAATATTGCTGCTCTGCTGGAGCTCCCCCTCGAAGACCAGGGGATTCCCCACATCATTGCTGAGACCTCAg TGAGTGTGGGCGTTGGGGAGCCCGACTTCGTGTTGGGCCAACTCTACCAGCTGTCCACCAGCCTGGCTCCAGAGATGGCCAAGTCCTGGGCAGCGCTGGCCAGCTGGGCTTACCGCTGGGGCAGGAAGGTGGTGGATAATGCCAG cCAAGGGGAGGGATTGCCTCTTCTTCCTGGGGAGAAAAGGGAGATAGAGGACCTGCTTCCAGCAACCACCAGTGAAGAAGACAAGGACACCATCTTTAGCATCCTCGGACAGGCCATGTGTCGACCTACTGGAATACAG GATGAGGACATGGCTCTACAGCAGGAAGACGACGAGGACGACATGGTTGACGTGATCTGGCGGCAGCTCACCGGCTCGTGCCCATGGCTGGGGGAGGCGGGCCAGCCTGTCACAGATGGACTGATCCGGGTTTGGAGACGGGTGGTGGACCGCATCTTCGGTCTCTACCGGGTCTCGTGCCAGGCCTATTTTACATTCCTGAAGCTCAATGCTGGACAG gtCCCTATAGATGAGGATGACCCCAAACTCCTGCAGTCCTGTCACAACAGCAAGCAGAGCAATGACGATATGATTGTCATGGCAACCCTGCGACTCCTCCGTCTGCTGGTGAAGCATGCTGGTGAACTGAGGGAGGGGCTTGAGCTGGGCTTGGCTTCCACCCCTACTGCACCCTGGAGGG GTATCATACCCCAGCTCTTCTCCCGTCTCAATCATCCAGAAGCGTACATCAGACAGAGTATATGCAGCCTGCTATGTCGAGTGGCCCAGGACTCCCCTCACCTCATCCTCTACCCGGCCATCGTGGGCTCTCTCTCCTTGGGAGGAGAGGCTCAGAATGCAG GGAGTAAGTTGCCGTCAGCTCTGCCCACCTTCTTGGGCAGCATGCAGGGAAAGGGCCTggatggagaagaggaggaggaagaggagcaggagagcgGCAGCCAAGGAGGTGCCCCAGAGGATCTGACAACCTTCTGCTCCAGTCAAGACCAAGCCATGATGCAGGACTGTTACAGCAAGATCGTGGAGAAGCTGTCCGTTGCCAACCCGACCATGGTGCTTCAG GTCCAGCAGCTGGTGGGTGAGCTGCGCAGAGTGACCCTACTGTGGGATGAACTGTGGCTGGGCGTGTTACAACAGCAACACATGCACGTCCTACGAAGGATCCAACAGCTGGAGGACGAGGTCAAGAGAgtgcagaacaacaacacactgcGCAG GGATGAAAAGACTGCCATCATGCGTGAGAAGCACTCTGCTCTGATGCGCCCCGTGGTTTTCGCCCTGGATCACGTTTGCAGCATCACAGTGGCTCCAGCAGAGACGCCGCACGAGACCTGGTTCCAGCAGACCTACGGGGCTTCCATCACCTCTGCCCTGGAGCGCTTGAGGAACCCCGCAAACCCCGCAAACCCCGCCAGCAGCTGGCTTCCCTTCAAACAG ATCATGATGAGCCTGCAGCAGCGTGCTCAGAAGAGAGCCAGCTATCTGCTTCATCTGGATGAGATCAGTCCTCGCCTGGTGTCCATGACAACAACAGAGATGGCCCTGCCAGGCGAGGTGTCAGCATCAGACGCTGTCACCATACAGAGCGTGGGCAACACCATCACTATCCTGCCCACCAAGACTAAGCCCAAGAAGCTCTTCTTCCTGGGCTCAGATGGACGCAACTACCCATACCTTTTTAAAG gtctGGAGGATTTACATTTGGATGAGCGCATCATGCAGTTCCTGTCGATTGTCAACACCATGTTCACCAAGATCAACCAGCAGGAGCAGCCGCATTTCCACGCTCGCCACTACTCCGTCACCCCGCTCGGAACCCGATCAGGACTCATCCAGTGGGTGGACGGAGCCACACCACTCTTTGGCCTCTACAAGCGCTGGCAGCAGAGGGAGGCTGTGCTGCAAGCTCAAAAG GCTCAGGACTCATTCCAGCAGCAGCCAGTGCCTCCAGTTCCCCGCCCCAGTGAGCTGTACTACAGCCGCATCGGGCCAGCTCTGAAGGCAGTGGGGCTCAGTCTGGATGTGACTCGACGAGACTGGCCTCTCAGCGTCATGAAGGACGTGCTGAAAGAGTTAATGGAGGCTACGCCCTCCAACCTGCTGGCCAGGGAGCTGTGGTGTTCCTGCACCACACCCAGCGAGTGGTGGAGGGTCACTCAG TCCTACGCCCGATCCACTGCTGTCATGTCAATGGTGGGATACATCATCGGCCTCGGCGACCGTCACCTTGACAACGTGTTGATTGACATGACCACTGGAGAGGTGGTGCACATTGACTACAACGTTTGCTTTGAAAAAG GGAAGAGCCTGCGGGTGCCAGAAAAGGTCCCATTCAGGATGACTCACAACATTGAGACAGCTCTGGGGGTCACTGGGGTGGAGGGCATCTTCAGGCTGTCCTGTGAACAG GTGGTTCAGATGATGCGCCGGGGCAGAGAGACCCTACTGACTCTTCTGGAGGCCTTCGTCTATGATCCCCTGGTGGACTGGACTGCTGGTGGGGAGGTGGGCTTCGCGGGTGCAGTgtatggaggaggaggaggccaacAGGCTGACAACAAGCAGAGcaagagggagatggagagggacaTCACAcgctctctcttctcctccagggTGGCTGAGATTAAG GTGAACTGGTTTAAGAATCGTGATGAGATGCTGGCAGTGCTGCCACAGGTGGAAGAGGCTGTGGAAGAGTACCTGGTCCTGCAGGAGCTGCTCTGCCAGGGGGAGAAGCTACAAGCAAAACTTCAAGAGGAGATGGTCTTCCTGGAGGGTGCAGAGAACCATCCAGACCATCTTATCCTCACCCTGGAGCAAAG GTACTCTGAACACAACCAGCTGCAGTCGCGGCAGCGGACTGTGCAGGAGGCCATTCAGAGCAAGCTAGCTGACCTGGACCAGTGGATCTCCCAGTACCAGGCAGCGTTCTCCAACTTGGAGGCCACCCAGCTGGCCAGCTTGCTGCAGGACATCAGCAGCCCCATAGATCTTG GTCCCCCTAGCTATGTGCCAGCCACAGCCTTCCTGCAGAATGCTGGCCAGGCCCACCTGATCAGCCAGTGTGAGAGCCTGGAGGCGGAGGTGAGCTCTTTGCTGCAGCAGCGCCGTGGGGCCCTTCGCGGCTGCTTGGAGCAGCTGCACAGCTACGCTACGGTGGCTTTGCTGTACCCGCGGGCTACCCTGCTGCTCCACCGCGCCCACCAGTGGAAGGCCTGGTTGGAGGAACTGCTGAGAGACATGACAGTGGAGCACTGCCAGCACATCTACAGACA ATATGAGGTGCTGTTTGCCCCCCAGCCTCCTGCTTCTTCCTGCCAGTTCCTGTCCAGTGTGGAATTGACTCTGCAGCACCAAGTGGCTGATACCAATGATCGTGTGATGCACCAAGCAGAGCGTCTGAAGGCTGAGGGCACGACTGTGGCGGCCTGTgaggagcagctgcaggagaTTGAGCACTGCATTACCGTCTTCCTTCGGGAGAACGGAGAGCCGGGTTCCCTCAGCCTGGCTGGAATCATTACTTCTGCCCTCTGCGCACTCTGCAG acgGAACCTGGTGATGGAGGGAGCGGCAGCCAGTGCTGGAGAGCAGCTGGTAGACCTGATATCTCGGGACGGGGCCTGGTTCCTGGAGGAGCTCTGCAGTATGATTGGAAACGTCAGTGCCCTGGCAACACTGCTGCAACGCTGCCCTCTCCTGCCCCATGACCTGGATCTGCCTGCACCCTCAGCTATCACCCAAGCTGTGTACCTGGCCAACGCCGTGTACACCTGCTTGCAG GAACTCAACACCAACTTTCGTCAGATCATCTTTCCAGAGGCTCTGCGCTGCATGGTAAAAGGAGAGCCCACCCTGGAGTCCATGTTGGCAGAGCTGGAGCAGCTTGTGGAGCAGAGCTCCGATGGTCTCGGCCTGCAGGGTTTGGTCGACAGTCTGCAGACCACCACAGGCCTGGACCACGATGGGCAGAACCACTGCCTCCACATCACCAG AATGCTGCGTGCTCAGTACTCTGAGCTGATCCAGCCTCGCAGTATGGACGGACCGGGCCAGGAAACACCAAAGATGTCTGCAGGTCAAATGTTGTTGGTGGCCTTCGATGGCATGTTCACCCAGCTAGAGACTGCATTCGGACAGCTCACGGAGAAG CTGAGTTCTCTGGAGGTTCCGTTGGCCTGGAGGAAAGTGGATGTTCTGAGGGAGGCTCGGGCCACACAGCTCCACTTCTTTGACAGTGGGAATCAGCGGCAGCTCATGGAAGACGTATTCTTCCTCAAAAGACTGCAGACCATCAGGGATTTCTTCAGACTGTGTGCCTCCTTTGCTCAGACTCTGTCTG GTACCTGTTCCCCAGCTGAGGACCTGTTGCCTACAAATGGACCAGTTGGTCTGGGGAAGCCGCTGTACCGACGGCCCAGTGCGACAGGGTCAGGTGTGGCGGTAGTGAGTGAGGAACAGATGACCCGCCCCATCAAGGCCTTCACGGCAGAGTTTGTCCGGCAGATGCTTATGGGTTTGCCCAGCCAAGCCCTGGGTCTGGCCCTCTGCAGCACCCTGTCTGCCCTTGGCCTAGACGTTGTCGCCCAGGTGGAGGCGAAGGACTTTGGTGCGGAGAGCAAG GTCTCTCTGGATGATCTTTGTAAGAAGGCGGTGGAGCAGGGCCTGGCGTCGGGCCGGGTGtcccagctgctgctgaacaGAGCCACGGTACTGGCCTCCTCCTACGACACGGCCTGGAAGAAAGTGGACCTGCTGAGGAGGTTGGACGCCAACCTGGAGGCCGCCAAGGCCAGCCTGCAGAGGAGCCAGCTGCACATTGCCATGTTTCAG TGGCAGCATGAGGACGTTCTGGGACCCAATAACCAACCGCTGAGTGTTAGCATCCCTCCTCGCTCCGTCATACTCAGCaacatgaagaagaagctgTACAAGCTGAGTCAAGACGAGGGATCCATTGTGGCCATTCAG GAAAAACTGGCGTCGCTGGAGGCTAGCATCGAGCAGCGCCTGAAGTGGGCCGGAGGAGCCAATCCGGCGCTGGCCCCCGTCCTGCAGGACTTTGAGATGACCATCCGGGAGAGACGCGCCATGGTGGCCAGAGAGAACCAGCGCACCAGCCAG GTCACCTTCTTGTGCTCCACCATTCTGAACTTTGAAGGCCTTCGGACCCGATCTCCCGAGGCCCTCAACATGGATGCAGCACTGTTTGAGCTGCTGAAGCGCTGCCAGCAAACCTGTTCCTATGCCGCCCAGTTTAGCAGCACGGTTTCTCCACTGGAACTCCAACTACTGCACAGACTG AGTCCGGTGCTGGACCTGCCCATAGGCagtcctgattggctgagctgTGCCCAgaggcagctggaggaggagctgagcgGTGAGCGAAGGActcaggaggagagggagcagcagctggagtcCTGTGGAGAGACACTGCAGCTCCTGGTGGACTCCATTAAGACTACTCTGTCCAACCACAACCGCCAACTGGCCGACGTCAAGCACCTGCTGAGAGCCATGTCTAAG GATGAGGAGGCAGCATTGGCGGATGGTGAAGAGGTGGCATATGAGGGCAGCGTGcgtcacttcctgttgttgtaCAAAGCCTGGCAGGACAACATCCAGCTGGTGTTGTTCACTGTGGTCCAGGCCAGCGGGCAGCCTCGCAACCAGGAGCAGCTTGAACTGCTGGAGGAGATTCCTGCTACCCTGAAGGAACTGCACTCCCAGAGCCAGAG CGTTTATAACGGCCTGGTGAGCTTTGCCTCCCCGCTAGTGACGGACCGAGACAGTGAATGTGCCAGTCCTGTTTCTGCCGCACAGACCAGCTTTGCAGCAG CTGTTAAATGCAGTGGGGTGAAGACCCAGCCAGACTCCATGTCCCAGAATGCACGCAAAGCTCTGCCGCGTAACCTGGGAACACCCACTGATACCCCACCCAGCACTCTGCTGATGAACAGCAAAGGCCTCAACCCCAGCCCAAAGAGGGCCGTACGAGACCCCAAAACAGGACGAG CTGTCCAGGAGAGGAACTCGTACGCAGTCAGTGTGTGGAAGAGAGTGAAAGCCAAGCTGGAGGGCAGAGACATCGATCCCAACAGGAGGATGAGCGTCACAGAGCAG